A genome region from Ahaetulla prasina isolate Xishuangbanna chromosome 8, ASM2864084v1, whole genome shotgun sequence includes the following:
- the RPL34 gene encoding large ribosomal subunit protein eL34 — protein sequence MVQRLTYRRRLSYNTASNKTRLSRTPGNRIVYLYTKKVGKAPKSACGVCPGRLRGVRAVRPKVLMRLSKTKKHVSRAYGGSMCAKCVRDRIKRAFLIEEQKIVVKVLKAQAQSQKSK from the exons ATGGTCCAACGTCTGACATATCGGCGTAGGCTGTCCTACAATACAGCCTCTAACAAGACCAGGCT GTCCAGGACACCTGGTAATAGGATTGTTTATCTTTATACTAAGAAAGTTGGCAAGGCACCAAAGTCTGCATGCGGTGTATGTCCAGGAAGACTTCGTGGT GTCCGCGCTGTTCGTCCAAAAGTTCTTATGAGACTTTCCAAAACAAAGAAACATGTTAGTAGAGCCTATGGAGGTTCTATGTGTGCTAAATGTGTTCGTGACAG aatcAAGAGAGCATTCCTTATTGAGGAACAGAAGATTGTTGTCAAAGTACTGAAGGCACAAGCACAGAGTCAAAAATCAAAGTGA